Proteins from a single region of Macaca fascicularis isolate 582-1 chromosome 5, T2T-MFA8v1.1:
- the APELA gene encoding apelin receptor early endogenous ligand produces MKFQQFLFAFCIFIMSLLLISGHRPVNLTMRRKLRKHNCLQRRCIPLHSRVPFP; encoded by the exons ATGAAATTTCAGCAATTCctttttgcattttgtatttttattatgagtCTTCTCCTTATCAGCGGACACAGACCAG tTAATTTGACCATGAGAAGAAAATTGCGCAAACACAATTGCCTTCAGAGGAGATGTATACCTCTGCATTCACGAGTACCCTTCCCCTGA